gcattcatgtctagccaagttgtgttcttaggatttatagtgtcatctgaagggatgcaagcagaccctgaaaaagtcagggccatagttgagtggccagaaccaaggaacattcatgaggtgcgaagttttcacggcctagcaactttttatcgtcggttcattaggggttttagcacgatcatggctcccattaccgagtgcatgaaaaagggagagttcgtgtcgtctaaagccgccgtcaaggcttttaaagaaattaagggcaagatggtggaagctcctgtcatgcgtctacctgacttttctacagtctttgtagtagcgtgcgatgcgtctggtgtcggtataggtggagtgttgagtcaagaaggacacccagtggcctatttcagtgagaaactgaatgaggcaaaacaaaaatactccacttacgacaaagaattttatgcggtagtgcaatccctgagacattggcgacactacctcctaccgcaagaattcgttttgttttctgaccatgaggctttgagatatttgcattctaagaagaaactcaacccaaggcatgtcaagtgggtagcgtttcttcaggaatattcgtttgttttgaaacacaaggctggggttgaaaacaaaccagcggatgcccttagtaggagagtggcgttgctcaactccttgagtgtagaggtagtcggatttgagcaactgaaagatgaataccccatatgtcctgattttgggggtacttacgcgtcgctctctagtgaccagcatattatgggtgaatatgttcttaaagatggctttcttttcaagggagacagactttgtattccccgtatgtcacttcgtgaattcctcatctgggagcttcattcaggagggatagctggccattttggtcgtgataagaccattgccctcgtggaagatcgtttctattggccaagcctcaagcgagacgtagccaaagttttagggcagtgtcgaacatgtcagctggcaaagcaaagaaagcaaaataccgggctgtacacgccattgccagtgccacatgctctgtggcaggacattagtatggacttcgtgctcgggcttcccaagactataaaaaagcacgattccgtatttgtcgttgtggaccgtttttctaaaatggcgcatttcctaccatgttcgaagacgtcagatgcgtctcatgttgcttgtatcttttttgatggtgtggtgcgtctccatgggttacctaaaaccatagtgtctgatcgtgatgttcgatttactagctatttttggaagacactgtggcacattatgggaactcgtttgcaattttctactgcttaccacccacaaacagatggtcaaactgaagtggtaaaccgtagccttggaaatcttctacgttgtctagtgggtgaacatgttaagacttgggacctaattttaccaactgctgaacttgcttataatgggtcaattaatagatctacagggttgagtccttttgaaattgtaagtggttataaacctagaatgcccatagatctcttacctatgtctgttacccaaaggtcttctgagtcagccgatgcattcgcacgccatattcatgatttgcatacacatattagacagcagttaaataagagcaataatgattataaagtttcagctgattctcatcgtagagtgcaagaatttcaagaaggagactgtaatggtgcgaataaggccagagcgattctctcaaggatcagcaaagaaattacaagcgcgtagtgctggaccattcaagatattacaaaaggttgggtccaacgcgtatcgggttgaccttccatctgaaatgagcattaatccaacttttaatgtggaagatctagtccgtgcctaTACTCctattgttgatacatcgtccctttcatggcctttttctgagtttgctacccaaccccttccaccccctcatccacccattacccataaagaagcaattgagaaaatcttggatgacgagatagtatccacgagagatgggggtttccaaaggtatcttgtcaggtggaaaaacaaaccatcgtctgaatctacgtggctgtcgggcgacgcattgcagggtattgatccagatctacttgagcgctacaaaagtttcaactcgtcggggtcgagtttttctcacccgaggggaattgatgcggacacaggtgcattcaaggtgtaccaacgaagaaagcgccaaccacaagtgccgtccttgtggataggcgaatattgaggagctgaagacctttcacatgtgattggacatatagaagaccccacttagggaagacacatgtgaaggaagattggagaaagaagaccgagcgcccaaactttcccatatttatgttatttgcacgttttttgacttagttaggggtcttttagtaatcttatatctttatttgcttatcttaggggtattttagtaattttatgtctttatttgcttatttaagtggggtaaagccctaaacacgaattttgaactattgatgaatgaaaagcaaaccctttggttgcctccttcctctcttctctctaatagtgcttcttctctccccttgatcttcttcttctaatttcttcttgtgcccctccaacttcctcaaggtaataactttctttcttttatttttttgttttggctaattcttcttcgatcaaaatcttgagaaccgatctaaaccctaaatccccaaattctcaaatccctaatccgagaaacttcttggttcttcggactaatgatcttcattgatcgattgggtgtgaccatgcaagatcgggaggtctcatccctcgccggatccaacctaagtagtaattgaattccatactccatggttgtagtgatggcccgctccattgcatgtttcctttatgattttctcagttatgatgattactgttagaattttagatcatttattccttttatttccactgtttaattatctccatgagcatgcatcataattagggctgtcctgcgttaGGAAAGGCTACTCATCTGCTGTTGAACACAAGGGGAGAGTATTTAGACACACCTTCTTTGGCCAACACGTCCTCCTTATCATTGGCCTGCCTCACATATCAAATAGTTTCTCATCCATTTGCCTTATTGCAGAGCGACCCCAATCTTCATCTAAATACTTATGTTCAAATCCTATCGATCTCAAAGTTTCTGAATTTTGGGCAAATTTAGGGTTGAGGAGTTCCAAATGTTGATAAGTTATGTGTGATAAAAACAGAGCAAATCAGTGCAAATTAAGAAATGAATATAGGCAGATTTTTAGGCATACTAATTCATGGATTCATTTAATAAAATCAATGGTGAATGGTGAATCAATCCACATCAAATTGTGAGTCAGAGTTGGTGCAGACAAGGGAGTATCAATGATGCAGGGatatgtgatgacctaatcctagatgcatgtataatcaggttaaagaatgttcaaataaatatacCAATTAACTAACCCTTTCcagtcaaagggattaggtaaacttcaaaacaaagatgaggtcattccgtcaTGATCATGCCCCTTAGGATAAAATcatgtaaacagtaaaaagggaggacctagaGATATGagaatatcccagatctagcataagttaaTCCATAGTCAAGTTTAGATCTGATTCaactgactaaccatccctcttttccgttcaaactaaaAAGGAGATATCTATagaggaacgaaaggggtgaagaatgaaaggtttaagatgaagaaagtacatgtccttttgtcgtcaaaagaaaagaatgatgatgattcttaccttttcctgcacctcgaagatctagaaagaaggaaacctaaaatcggggtggaatcctcaacacccaagggccaatcctgaaaccctaatccttgaataaagaagaagaaaagagatgaatttttattcattcaataataatgaaaatagggtttctcacaacgtttatataagctatggaaaaagtaaaagtgcactaaagctcttgaaaacaagaaaaataacaaaaaaagacAAAAAGTAAAGGAAGTGCAATAAAACCCttgaaataaggaaaagaacaaaaaacccctaaaactaaaacacccgtgttGTAGAGTGTGAAATTCGACCCagggatctatggtcagggtgcggtcatgtCGCTTCTGCACTTGTagcgcgtcagaaaatgggtccgataGACCCAACGTCATCCACATTAACTCCTTCACTCCAGTACTCTGTCGGCGATGCCTCCtactctggtacactctaaatggtgcaccactgatgtccgcatcaatcaACCAATTTGACAATTTGTGGAATACCGTGCGAACTTCAGGTTTCACCCTGGCATCCATTGCTTATTGATAAGTGGCAGGCTGACCGCCTAATATTGCTTTACAGCGCGTTGGAGGCACTATCATATTGCTTTACAGCGCGTTTGGAGGCACTATCATATTTGAGTGTGTGGGATCCAATTGTAATGCAGCAGTTTTCAAGGTGGACTTGAAAGAAGCATAACTGCGGTTTGAATGCTGGTTCCTCATCATTACTTCTAGGAAACATCATTATCTTGTGAATGTTTACAATTCAATTCATCTGTGCATTGATACAGTGAGTCGTATGCATTTGAAGGTCTGAAGTTTGGGTAGTAATGGACAGGTTGATACTGGGGCCCATAAACCATATGGGTCTTGCTCACTTCCCATCAAGGAACttggaaggttgggcacttggtgTTGGAAGAGTGAAGGTCTCTCTCTTCCTTGGCAAAGCTTAAAAAAAGGCTCCTGCACCAGCAAATGAAGACTGAAAATCCAGCAACGATACAGCCTTTAAGCCGATGCTGTTGCTGACTTTTCAGCTTTGTCTCAGCAGCCTTAATGATTCGTTTGGATCTGCACAGGATTCCCTTCTTGAACGAATCCATTGGTGTTCTAGTTATAACTAATAAAAAAAGGCTGTTTGAGTGTCACGCTTACTATTTTTCAAATTTGAAACCAAAAAAGGTGTTTTTCCTCCCCAATCATGATCCAAGTAATCCTTAGTGTGACTGTGAATGATGCTACTTGTGATTTGGGCAGAACACTGTGCTTGTTGCTTCAATGTCATTATATGTGATCAAAAGTTGTGAATTCCTTCATTATTTTGTTCTGGTTTTATGTGTTGACAATGCCCAAACTGTTAACAGTGTTGGGGGAAGACATGGTCAGTGATGGCTACCAGGATGTTGTCAACATTGATATTTCCTCGGTGGTGATtgatgcaatgcaaaagaaatacCTGGACTGCCCGGAGCTGAAATGTATCCTATCAAACAATGTGGATATCATGTTATGTTGACGGTATCCTATCTAACAATGTGCATATCATGTTATGTTGACGGAAGTTACTATATTGGAATGAGATTTTGCTACTCCTTATTTTGTCCTTGTGAATATTTAGATATCAAAATGGATGTTCGAGATATGAATGCTTTTGAATCTGGTTCATTTGATGCTGTTATTGATAAAGGTACTGCTTTGCAACACTCGCTACAGTTCTTTTCCACACATTCCATCCATTCCAGTCGGGTTCAAAACATTGGCTGTTGCGATATTGTAAAAAGAATGATAGCATTTTATACATGTATCAGTGATCTGCCACTGATATGGGTGAAAAATCACACAAAAATGGCCGATATGTACCTATAAGTACTGGGTTTGGTCCAGCCAATGTTTTCAACTCTCATTTCAGTTGTTTATTTATGTTGAAGACTTGAAATATTTCTTTTGGTGCAAGGACTTAGGCCCTGCTTGGTtgacacttaaaaatgagttcatatcattttagttaacagtagtTATGATTAGAGAATTTGGCAAGGATTacaaataatcttgataacctcTAATTTGTATAAACTATGCTATCTGATACATAGTTACTGTCAACTAAAATGAGACAagttcatttttaagtggcaaccaaatagGGCCTTAACCTTTGGGAAATTTGTTGCTGAAATATTGTTTTCTGATGACACCTTGTGTATTCAGGAACTCTAGACTCTCTAATGGTGAGTATTGTGTACTTTAGATAGCTCCTCTCATTGAAGAACCAAATTACTTACAGCAATTATTGATGCTTAGTGTGGACATAATGCACAACAAAATGCTGCTAAGATGCTTGAGGAGGTTGGGAGGTATGAATAAATATCAAACACATTTTGATACTTATCTTTTTTGATACATCATATATTGAGCCATTTCAATCAAAATGTTGTCAGGATTCTCAAGGACAGAGGAATCTATGTTCTGGTATGTGTCTTATTATTTAATCGTTTGAGCTTAAGAACTGTTCTTCAGCAAAATAGTTCGAGTTGACACACATGAGCTATGTTTGGATGCAAAATGGAAATAGATTGAATTGCAAGCATTCAGTTTAATTAAGAAGAAATGGTGAAACTAATGATGTTTTCCTTGCGTTCATAATGAAGTAGTCCTCCAATTGCAGTCATTTAAGCTCACCTTGTAAGTGATGTTATTGCAATTTTGCGCCAACCAAGACCCTCAATATGAATCATAGGCGAAGAAATTACAAAGTGGGGATTCTCCACAGTTTTAGACTTGTAATTTCTATTCAATTATTGCATCCAATCACATTCATGATGTTTGTTTACAAGTATGATGCTAGCTGATTTTCGCTATGCAGATTACATATGGAGCTCCATGTTATCGACTGCCTTTATTGAGAGAGCCATGCTCATGGACAATAAAACTCCATGTAATAGGTTAGTACTCAGCCTTCTTAGTATGATAGCCACAATCTACAACACACCCCAAAACACATGCGCGTGCATGTATAATTCATATTGGTTTGATTGCATTATGAACAAAACAATGCATGTTTGTTATGTTCCATGAATAGGTGTCCTGTGACCAGGTAAATCCAACAGTTTAAAAGTTACTTTCTCTAGATTTTAGTTCCATATCCTCTGTTTTGTGATCCTAAGAGGCTAAGAACATACTTCCAAAACTGCTTTCACTTTATGTTTATTGATGAGACACCAAAGATTAGTTGCAAATGCTGAGCGGTGATTATTGACCTGTGATGATGATCTAAGTAGAGATGGGAAGGCAGGATATTGAGTGTGGCAAAGAGGAGTGTTTGGATAGCTACAATTTAAGGGCTTGATGTAAGAGACAAAGGCAGGAAGGGTCTGTTCCTGCTGCTGCTACTACCACTAGTACTACTACTACTAttgctactactactactactactctACGGAATGAAATAAGAGGCTGTTTCTGCCTTGACTGGTCCTGTAGGCTACtgcctctcttttcatttgtttctgCGTCTGAGGCAGATGTCTTTGTTGTGGGCCTTAAGGGAagttcctctctcttttttctttctttttttcttgggtGTGTGTGTGGCTCCTTTTGttgttcctttcttctttttatgAATAAAATATAACAGattatacattttaaaaaaaagaagaagttggcAAGTCCACCTGGCATTCATGACCCCCAGGGAAGAAATGTCATTTTAGCTTTGCACATTTTGGCTATATGGTTCAATCCCCTAGAATCTTCCTCGAAAATAGAACTGCAGAATTTTGCATCAATGGACAATTCGTTTTTCATTCACTGGAACCGTCTTTGATGAGTCGATAGCGTTTTTCCTGCAGTTTCTTAACACTTTATTTCAGTTTTGTCATTTGACTTAAgttggattttcttttcttttcttttctattctttttttgaAGAGTTTCGGTTGGAATCAGAAAGTGGGTGCAATGAAGGGATTCTGCTTATGTTTATACTGTTGGTGTTTAAACATTGTTGTTTCATGCAGAAAAGCTTGGTTCGGAGACAAGTCCACATCCCAAATGGGAACTGACAGATCCCGTGCTGTTGAACGAGAATGGCAGCTCAGTCACTGCAGTTCTAGGTGAAAACCCCGATGTTCATTATATTTACGTTTGTATCAAGGTCAGTAGTGACATCTTCACTTGTtctgttcttcattttcttcagacTGCAGTTGGGTAGGGGATTCCACAATCAGGATTAAGCGTAATCCCAATTGTGGTGGGCCCCGTACCCTCAAAGTTGGATTCTTTGTGCTCAAGTGGTGCTTTTTCCCCCCTCTTAAAATCACAATTATTGGCATATTTAGTTCTTACTTTAGCTTCCATAATTACAATCATGCGGTGGGAACTGCTTTAGTACTTTTTACTCGACGTGGAGGGCATGGGACCACCAAAACCCCGATTGGGCTTAATCCTGATTTTGCAGGGTCCCCTGCCCAAATGGATCCTTAATCAGGCTCTGATTTCCAATAAAGATTTAGGGCTTATTTGGAATGGCAGTAAACTAGGGGAAAGTGTGACATAAACAGATGGTAAACTGGCATTAGTGCTAGAGGAAGGAAACTGGTGCAACCTTTTTTTAACCTTATTGTTTACCACGTTAGTACACACACCCCACTATTAACCACACCCCccttgggaatcgataccaagacctcagtgttgaaatgaggttatcttcactcagtctaccacttgagctatggatcagtgtGTAACCTGGTTATTGAGTCTACCTCAGTGCAACCCAGTTATTGACTGATCTCTACACTCGAATCGtaaagaaatggacaagagtacactcacaagaatatttgagtagagaaGGAGAAATTCTTTATTGTTCTTACAATACTAGAGAGAAACTCATGCTTACAAAATTTGGAATCCCTACCTCCTACACCTCCCCTTGTATAGACCCTAAACAAATCTTTAATGAGAATCccccaactaagagattgatttgaaatcaatctaattTACCTAAGATATTAACAAGCTTAatacttgtaaaaaaaaaatctaggaaataatcctcaaaatcttcaatcatatctttaaattagccaaaatattttcaatcacatctttaaatcagtcCTCGTATCTTTTACAAATAGTTAAgtgcatttttttaattatatatctaGGCCCTAAATAGTTCAAAATCAGGACATGCTACGCGCTATGGTGGGTTGTGGGCCTACATCATGCTGGGACCTATAGTAGGTTGTGGACATTTATCATTCCCCCTGGGTTGGAGGGAACTCGCTTCTGGTGAGTTCAATGCTTCATACAAGTAGTAGAGCTTTGGATCCATCTTTTTAATCTGTCACCCATGATCCATGTGTATTAAGAATAGGGCTCGTATTGGCTCCGTTGAGTGTCAGTCGCCATCGTTTTTAACACTTGTTCAattccattttcttctttctctttcttcttttgaaCTTATTTATGTTGGACCATTTAATCAGCAGGAGTTTGGCTTGTTTGGCTAGACTCATTCGGTAATGCACAAGATTCAGTACATCGAACTTAGAGCCAAGTCAACTTGTAGTTAAATGTTCCTTGTAAGAGGAAGTCCAGTTGGGACTTCGTCAGTTGCCAAGTCTTGATATTCACGAAGGAGCTTTTGCATGGGAGGCAGAACATTCGATCGTTTTGCTTCTTATCTAGCAATCAAGACATAAATGACACCGGTTGCCTTCTTTCTTGAACCAACAAATCTAGTAAGAACGTGGATGCTTATATTCTTTGAATTTTAATTTCTGCATTTCTCATAAGGCAATTTTCTCACTATTCCCCTCATATGCTAAAATCGTGCATATCTTCCCTCTAGAGTTGCAAATGGTTTGAAGATATTGTGTTGCAACCATCACCCCTCATCAATCACCCAAGTCGTCAATAGCCTAGTCCATTGGATAACGACTTGCCCCCATCACTATACACATCTGCTACATCTTTTCCAACATTCACCCCATCTTCATATGCATATTCTTCATATTCTTTGTCATCTTCAACTTTTGTTTGCATGTGGTTGGAAGTGCTTTCAATGAGGAGTGTTATTTTGCCCCGTCTTCAACGTACTAGCCCCTCGTCCATAACCACTTCTCCTGGGTTGGGGTTTGGCTTTATTATTGGATGTTGGTTCTCATCCCTTGACCTATGCGAGGTCTTGTAGTTGTCTTACATGGGAAGTTTGCATGTTGCCCCATTGATGTAGGTCAACTAACCACTTGTTCTAATAgcttgaactaatagagcattgcgaatcaatccctttatctcataacccaggccccacatcccatgggttaggtcctcggccaaacccccctcatgggcctcacatcacatgggttccatcccatgggttaggtccccAGCCAAACCTCCCTTGTCGGCCCTACATCATAAgagttccgcctcacacgggtgaaAATGCtcgtgtaaaaatgcccctgcattaataacTCCCAGTGAGGAGTATCAAACACGAGACAcgctgctttgataccactttgacgCAGGATAACTAACCACTTGCTGTAAAAGCCTGAACTGATAGagtggcaaattaatccctttatctcatagcccagccgCACATCTCATAGGTTAGGTCCTCGACTGAACCCCTCTTGTGGGCcttacatcacatgggttccgcctcacacccACGGGCAACCCTACATGAGCCCAGTGTGAGAATGCCCCCGCATTAAATCTCCCCTGATGAGGAGTTTCGAttactttgatgcaggacaactaaccactagctccaaaagctcgaattgatagagcgtgacgaatcaatccctttatctcatagcccaggccccacatcccatgggttaggtccttggccaaaccccctcgtgggccccacatcacatgggttccgcctcacacaagccacccgcctcacacgggccgctcaccccgagtgtgcctctgcatcccacaagccaccccactcgagcctcgatgtgaaaatgctcctgcattaccCATTGTTGATGATGATCCTCGTGGGGCATCAAATCATCTTCCAAGTCCCCAATCAATTCTCCTCAGCTTTTAATGCAAGTGTGTATGCATCAAACATCTTAAATACATCTTTGAAAGTCAATAATTTCTAACCTCCGTGTTAAGATTATTTAGACATCTTGAAATCATTTGGTCTTTGTACTCACAAAACCTTGCCCGTGATGCCAATGAATAGAACTCCTTGGTGTATTCATTTATCGATTTGTTCCCTTTACATAGATTATGACATTTTTAATAGAGGTCATGGGTGTAAGTTGTGAGTGGGAGCTTTCTTTTTAGCTTCTTTTTCATCGTTGCCCAAGAATTTACTTTCTCCTTTCACAGATTTGTTCAACTTGGAGTCATCCCACCATACTAACCCGCGACCAGAAAACTTGATGGCTACTAACTTAACTCTCTAATTGTTCGTGAACACCCCTTCCACCTTGCTGGGCCGATCGATGAAGTTGTTAACATGCAACCGACCATGAAATTTCAGAATTTCTACCTTAATTATGGGTTCTCTGTCATGTTCCAACAATCAAAGGATTCAATCGTTGGTATCTTTACAAGCCGAGGTCACCCATTGTTGGTTAGGACCTTGGCATGGACCTTCCCCTATGTGTGCATATGTTCCAACATCAATCTCCAATTCCTTCCAAGCGGGGCTCTCCCACTTTATTAGTGAGATTGCTTACTATATACGCAAGTTGATCTACTCGCTGTGAGAGTGTGCGGATCTTTTAAGCTACTTATGCAAAATCTT
This DNA window, taken from Magnolia sinica isolate HGM2019 chromosome 14, MsV1, whole genome shotgun sequence, encodes the following:
- the LOC131224686 gene encoding uncharacterized protein LOC131224686 isoform X1 codes for the protein MTLGTSKQAYGDRSYWDNRYSQDPRPFDWYQKYSALSPLLDLYVRRDGRILLVGCGNSVLGEDMVSDGYQDVVNIDISSVVIDAMQKKYLDCPELKYIKMDVRDMNAFESGSFDAVIDKGTLDSLMCGHNAQQNAAKMLEEVGRILKDRGIYVLITYGAPCYRLPLLREPCSWTIKLHVIEKLGSETSPHPKWELTDPVLLNENGSSVTAVLDCSWVGDSTIRIKRNPNCGGPRTLKVGFFVLKWCFFPPLKITIIGIFSSYFSFHNYNHAVGTALVLFTRRGGHGTTKTPIGLNPDFAGSPAQMDP
- the LOC131224686 gene encoding uncharacterized protein LOC131224686 isoform X6; protein product: MTLGTSKQAYGDRSYWDNRYSQDPRPFDWYQKYSALSPLLDLYVRRDGRILLVGCGNSVLGEDMVSDGYQDVVNIDISSVVIDAMQKKYLDCPELKYIKMDVRDMNAFESGSFDAVIDKGTLDSLMCGHNAQQNAAKMLEEVGRILKDRGIYVLITYGAPCYRLPLLREPCSWTIKLHVIEKLGSETSPHPKWELTDPVLLNENGSSVTAVLG
- the LOC131224686 gene encoding uncharacterized protein LOC131224686 isoform X3, which codes for MTLGTSKQAYGDRSYWDNRYSQDPRPFDWYQKYSALSPLLDLYVRRDGRILLVGCGNSVLGEDMVSDGYQDVVNIDISSVVIDAMQKKYLDCPELKYIKMDVRDMNAFESGSFDAVIDKGTLDSLMCGHNAQQNAAKMLEEVGRILKDRGIYVLITYGAPCYRLPLLREPCSWTIKLHVIEKLGSETSPHPKWELTDPVLLNENGSSVTAVLGENPDVHYIYVCIKAWVICFQDESLRPALKHEGEEHSS
- the LOC131224686 gene encoding uncharacterized protein LOC131224686 isoform X4; this encodes MTLGTSKQAYGDRSYWDNRYSQDPRPFDWYQKYSALSPLLDLYVRRDGRILLVGCGNSVLGEDMVSDGYQDVVNIDISSVVIDAMQKKYLDCPELKYIKMDVRDMNAFESGSFDAVIDKGTLDSLMCGHNAQQNAAKMLEEVGRILKDRGIYVLITYGAPCYRLPLLREPCSWTIKLHVIEKLGSETSPHPKWELTDPVLLNENGSSVTAVLGENPDVHYIYVCIKDESLRPALKHEGEEHSS
- the LOC131224686 gene encoding uncharacterized protein LOC131224686 isoform X5 codes for the protein MWISCYVDDIKMDVRDMNAFESGSFDAVIDKGTLDSLMCGHNAQQNAAKMLEEVGRILKDRGIYVLITYGAPCYRLPLLREPCSWTIKLHVIEKLGSETSPHPKWELTDPVLLNENGSSVTAVLDCSWVGDSTIRIKRNPNCGGPRTLKVGFFVLKWCFFPPLKITIIGIFSSYFSFHNYNHAVGTALVLFTRRGGHGTTKTPIGLNPDFAGSPAQMDP
- the LOC131224686 gene encoding uncharacterized protein LOC131224686 isoform X2, with protein sequence MTLGTSKQAYGDRSYWDNRYSQDPRPFDWYQKYSALSPLLDLYVRRDGRILLVGCGNSDIKMDVRDMNAFESGSFDAVIDKGTLDSLMCGHNAQQNAAKMLEEVGRILKDRGIYVLITYGAPCYRLPLLREPCSWTIKLHVIEKLGSETSPHPKWELTDPVLLNENGSSVTAVLDCSWVGDSTIRIKRNPNCGGPRTLKVGFFVLKWCFFPPLKITIIGIFSSYFSFHNYNHAVGTALVLFTRRGGHGTTKTPIGLNPDFAGSPAQMDP